The genomic interval CTTAATGTCAAATTCTGCAAATTCCTATAGCCTTCTGAGGCATAATTCATCAAAGCCAAGTAAAAATCCAGTGAAATCATATGTCCTTTTAGTATTTCATCATATTGGGTCCATTTTCACAATGAGAGTTTTACAAAATACACAGCAAATAAATAGGAGTTGCTCAGGGAGTGCTAACACTCATTCCTTGTTATTACTACTTAActgaaaacaagtaaataaatttcCATTACTATTTTTCAGGAACTTTTTGCCCTTCTAAAATTTAGTCTCCTGACACTATTTTTTTATAGTCTGTAGTCTTCTTTCATATTTATTACTGTATATTCCTTTTCCCACATTAGTACATTTAAGTGCTGAggttcatggaaaaaaaaaaaaaaaaaaatcagcattcgAGTTGAGCCCTGAAGAGTAAGTAGCATTTCCACAGCAAGAGACCAGGGTTGAGTGGGGGAGAAGAGAAAGCATTTTAGTCCTACGAAAAAGCACAAGCAGAAATGGGCAAATGTGAGAAGAGTATGTGTAAAGACACACTGTGTTAATTTCAgtagagggaggagggataggaaGACAGCGGGAAGAAAGCTAACAGCTATTGAGCACTTATGATTGCACAGGTGGTGTTTATActcattatttcatttgcttgttAACTTAAAACAATCATTTGAGGGAGGTattagtttctgtatttttttttttttttgagacagagtctcactctgttgcccaggctggagcgtagtggcacgatctcagctcactgcaacctctgcctcccaggttcaaggaattctctgcctcagcctcccaagtagctgggattacaggcgcctgccaccacacctggctaatttttgtatttttagtagagactgggtttcaccatcttggccaggctggtcttgaactcctgacctcgtgatccacccgcctcggcctcccaaagtgctgggattacagttgtgtgccaccacacctggccagttccTGCATTTTATAAGGTGACTGAAGATAATGCAACTCAGAAAGGTGAAGTAACCTGTCCAAAATGAGCAAGGAAAAAGCAGAGCCAGATTTGAACTTAggtgttttccatttttctcactgGGTCATTCGACTACAGCTTTAAATTCTTATGTTTGGCCATTTTCTATCCTATTTAAGTAAGAAACTCTGTTGCTATCAGAAATGTTCCTGGCTATTCAAAGCAAGGCTTAAATACAGTCTATTTTGTTACTATGAAAATCCGcatacataaatattaaataatagaaCCTAATAAAAGACAGATCCCAAACATGAAAGGTTATTTTGTTACTGTAACTTACTAAACTGACTTaatctaataaaaatactatttcttcatagtagtcaggtaacaataaaaaacatatttcaataGTCTTGAATAAAAAATATGCCTTAAATGCAAACTGTGGATTTATACTTTATCTGATAGTTAAGGCTTCCAGCAAGTGGTTCAGACAGAGCCTACAATTTTGTTCTCTGTGTAAAATAAGTTACAGGTTTCATAACTCTAGTTATCTGGTGTTTCCTGGCAACTCTCAGTTCTTCCAAGTTTACTGTGGATAGCAGATTGAATATAGTCAGAAGGCCCCAACAAATAAATGGGCAACGGACAATTCACAAAATAGTAACTGTATCTGGCTAACAAATGCAGTTAAAATTTTCTTGCTCCACTAGAAATCAAGGAAATATACAAGGGTTAACCTACCAAATTCAGAAAAAATTGCTAGTATTCAAACAAAGGTAATGCAGTAACATGCAAAACATCATTGGTCAAGTATTGCCTGGTCCTATATACTATACGGTCTGCAACTCTGGTTCTCTCTCATTTGCTATTTTAATAAAGTATTGTACACTTTTCAGAAGAGCTTTAAAGTTTTATGATGTGTAATTCTAAATGTAGAAATGAAGCCTTCTGCACAAATTAGAGAAAACCTTAATGTCCTATAACaggaaaatggttaaaaaaaactaCAGGTAATCTACCCAATGGATcattatgcagccacaaaaattCCACTTAGCACAGTTTATAACATGAAAAACCCACCTGTTATGTTGTTAAATGAAATGGCAGAGTACAAAGACATAATATGAAAAAAGTGACtacaaaattcaaaaacatgcattaacttaaaaaaatctatgtgttaagaatgagagagagagagagacagacatggATACTATTCCTCAAAATGTTTTGTACTGGTCAATTTGTAAAATTCAACTTTACCACAGTCttcaaatttttatatatgagatatatttcaaaatgtgttacttttatagtgaagtagaagagaagaaatgTGTCTAGCCACACTATAGTCTGGGGTTATTTAGTGCAGGGACAAACATCCCTAAATACAGCTTTTTGGGCATTAGTAGTATCACTGCATTAGAGCACAGCAAAATTCTTGCCCATTAATCTATATTCATAATAACCTAGAATAACCAAAAGTTGTATTATGATAGTAAACTGTTAAATAGAGAAACAAACAAGAGGTTGTAAGATCTCCATCAAACCAGTATCGACACAGTAtttcattaataaatataaatcttCCTGACATACTTTCATCATGTCACTCCCCTGCTCCCAAACCCTGAAAGAGTCCCCAGTGTCAGGAGAAATTTGAACAATTTTCTGCGGTGTGCACGCATTGCACAATCTGGTCCCATTCTAACGATTCTCCCCACTCTCATCCACGGGATCAAAGGCTCTCATTCACAAGCCTTGTGCTCGGGCTGGCCTACTCACTTTCTCTCAAAGAAACTTTATGTACTTTTGCTCAATCAGCCACCCACACCTTGATTTCCCTATTCCTTCCTACTCCTCCCTCAGCTGACTCCCCATACTTCCAGGCACAGACTGCCCTCTTCAACCCAAAGCCATCCTATATACACATAAAcgcacacatgtacatatacctCATTAAGTTATTGTCTATAAAACACACCAAGCACTTAGCCATATAGcctaaaattatgtaaataaatatatgtattatctcCAGAATGCATCTGAATTTCCAAAGATTAGGGAACTTTGCTATATTTCTTTGTATAATACATTGCTTTTATATAATACTTTACAGCTCACAATGCAACTTCACATATATGATTTTCAATAAATACCTTAGTGACTTAAACTTCTCATTCAAAGAGTTCATCCTAGAAAGATCTGGGATAAAGATATTCTTCCTCCCTACAACCCTCAAATAATATTAGTTAATGATAGAATTAACAATTACTTCATACTGAAGATATCCCCATGTGAATATAAAGAAATGACCAAAGTCTGTCTCTGAATGTGCAGATTTTAAATTTGGAGCCATACGGTATTCAAAGAATAGAAGCTAAAAAATggctactcaaaaaaaaaaaaaaagaaaaaaaaaaaggatacctcGGTAAAAAAAACTTAtcaaaacaacatttaaaataaaaaatattttcaatttaacaTGGCAATCTACAATTAAAAATGACAGGttgaacttttatttaaaaaagtctaTTTCCTTTGTTAAGTAGACAGATGTTTTCATTAAACCTACAAACTGAAGGCTCTTAAGATTTTTCTGAAActtttacaataaataaaattaaggtaGCCTAAACTATTTCAGAATGTAAAGTCACAGTAAACACAACTCCCTGGTGTTGATCTTCATTGCCATATACTGTTAAAAAGTACATGACCAAAAAAGTACTCTGACCAAAACTAAACCAAACACTTTCCAAAAAACCAGAAATCTAGTACAAATGAATTAATTCAGACTGAGTAGTTTAAATATAGTATTTCAATTATAGTTTGGACTGTGTTTGATCACTGTGTTATAGAAAAAGGCCTTTATCCACCTTTAAAAataggtacagtatattatatatatatatatagagagagagagagagagagagacagagtctcactctgttgcccaggctgaagtgcaagtggtaagatcttggctcactgtaacctccgcctcccgggttcaagccattctcctgcctgagcttcctgagtagctgggattataagcatgtgctactaggcccagctaatttttgtatttttagtagagatggggtcttgccatgttggccaggctggtctcgaactcctgacctcaagtgatccatccacctcagcctcccaaagtgctgcgattacaggcgtgagccactgcacctggccacattacatatattaatgaaaattaaaaacatgggTTTTCCTAGGTAAAATAGTAATGTTGATAAATTCTATCTTATGCCGCATCTCAGGTTTGAATTATGATGTCATTAATTACCTATATAGTATCtttaatataaaactaaaatttcaaattttacaatATCATCAAGGACTTACCCAGCCAATTCAATTAACTGACCTAAGTATTTTtcataattgtatttttatgttaatagCCAATCACTTCCCCCTTTCCAACAATCCACACTTATTCTATATAGTAAGGTTTCAAAATGACACGTTTTTTTCCACCCAAGTATTCTACAGACCTCAAAAAGGGAAAGACTGCAGGGAAAACAACgagaaatgaaagaaatctcTTGCTACCCTCAGATCTACCAACCTATACTTAAGAGCCAATTCTAAgctcagaaaggagaaaaaaaaaagtgggaatatAAAAACCTcttaaaatgtagaagaaattagACTAGTTTAGTTTTCTTTAATATCTTCTTTAATAAGACATTACAGCACACAACTGAGCCCCCAGTGTGTCAGTTAAACATGGGGATGTATATCCACGTgaagagaatggaaacaagtttaATCTTAACCCCATTCCTTTTGGCAAGTAATAGAAATATAGCATACAAATGGACCAATTCTCTCTCAGTGTATTTTATCAAGTCTTTGAAGACACCATAACAGTTTTATAATGAACTTTGCTGCAATCTGTTAAAGAATCTTCAAATTAAATTACAGGGATGTTTGGTTTTTAACTCAAACACAGTAAAATGGGGATTGTACTAATAATCCCCTCATGAAGTATAAGGATGAATATGCTCATGTAAGATCAATGCAGCTATTTCCCTATCACTGAGATATAGTGTTAAATATGGTGTCTTCAGCTGCTTATAAAAAAGGGTTaaatacaagaacaaaaaaactttCATCCTGAATTAGTCActaaaacaaacgaaaaaaaaaaaaaacccaaaacttgtGAATGGTTTTATAAGATTTGTCACTaaacataaacatacatatgctcaaagcacttttaaaaacttttaagttgTGATTTAACCAGAACTTCTGCAATATCCACAAGAAATTAGGTAAAATTCTAACGTTCTGGTAATCAACatgttaggaaacaacagatattaCATCTGAAACTTAGGAaattaaatacacaaaataaaaggaCTATTTTAAAGTACGGGCATAAGAATAGGAATTGCTAAGAAACTATCAGCCCTGAAGCCTTTCCTTGGAAACGTCTTAAACTTACAGGGAAGACAAGGTGGGCAAAATATGCAGAGCTACAAAACAAAGCAATGATAAGTTACAGCAGAAGAGGGAATGCATTCTGTAATCCACAGGATCAGATAAATGGCTCTAAGCAGTTACCAGTAAGTATTTTAGTGTTCTTCctattatattaatttaaaaatttaaaccgAGTTAACAGCAGTTTTACAAGTTAAGAGCTGACACAAGCAAATTAGAAGAACTCTAAAATTAGCCTTCCTTAATTGGGTAAGATTTACCATATCCATCTGAACAAACCCATTTTCCCATCCTGAGATCTAAAAGAATGTGAATATTGACCCATTTTAATACTTTTCAAGTTCAGATGGAAGTCATACTGTACACCAGTCTCCGATTTTAGGTAACAGCACAAAGCAAACTCCTAAAATCAACAACTCACTTACAAAAGAAAGGAGTGAGAGGGTTCTGGGAATTAATCCAGCCACAAGTCATTCCAATCTTCCTGTTAATGCAAAATCCATTTGTAAAAATGGCCAAATAGTAACTTCCAAAAACCTCAAAAATTAATGTTTCAATTTCAAATTAAAGAACTTTAAGAATTTTCAAAGAATATAGTATCAAGATCGACCTTTACCAGTTCACATTTGTTCCATATTTTGCATTAAACAATAGGCTTAATGATTATTTCATTACAGCATATATATCAGAACCTAACCTTTCAGAAGGGCTCACTGACAATCCAACCGCTTTTAGGAAGCTATCAGTTATCTACAGGGTACACCTGACTGGCAGTTAGAGCCAGGTCATACTGCAATTTTAAATATTCCAACTCAAACACAGGAAATGATCAGAGGGGTACAATGACACATAACCGCAATATACTAAGGCAGCAGATAAGTCATTTTTCACCTAGATCATCAGCTGCCCATAAAATCGTATGCACAATTTTAATGAATGAGTCTGCTCTAGTTTAACTAAGGAACCTGCCACTGAGCAGAGAAAGGGATATAAGAATTGCACTTGCAACTCTAGCTGATGAATTCATTAGATTTTTATAAGGCAAATAATGTGGAAAGTTAGAATAGAATTTCTAAAACCATTTATCCTGTGATGTCGTAAATCAAAGTACTATTttattaaatgagttattttacACAATATGAACATCAATATAATTAcaattgtaaaaaaattttttataacaaGGATGGACTGATTTTCATATTTCCAAATCAGAGTCAACTGTACATTTACACAGAATTGTCTTTGCATGAAGCCCAAAAGGGAACAGCATAAAAATGAGTGTTTCTGTAGCCCCTTTATTTTTGCTGATCAACAGTTTGTTAGAAAAGCAGCTGCAGGTATGTTACCTAAGGTCTGAGACAGTAGAAGAGTCAAAGGTGTCGTGAATTCACCTATAAAACATAAGCAAAATTTTCAATGAATGTTACCATTGCACAAATGCAACTTATATGCATTTCAAATAACTAAGAAGAAACACTATGAAGATAATATCTGGTAAACTTGTCAACTGGACTTTATATACAGAACTttgaagaatttattttaaaaagaaagaattctgaaACACACAACACACCCACCACCAACTCCActatttagggggaaaaaatccaACCAAATGTAATGTGTAAAGTGATAACTTTCAACCAacaaatttataaacaaatttatatAGCACATATCTACATTTTGGCCTATATTTTAATACTCAGAAGCTTTGCTAAGGGGATAggttgggggagaaaaaaaaagaacctctgcTAAGTACTATAAGTAAACTAATTGTAAAGAGGTGCTCAGGAACATTGGTGTACATTGTTTTTAGAGGGAAACTCTCAAATAACTTTGTAATCACTATTTTCTTTAAACTGATAAGTTCCTTCCATTCTTTGATCAGAGATGGCTAGCATGTACTCATCTCCCCATTTTTGGCTACAGTAGTAAAAATTTGGATGTTTCAAAGGCATTGAAAGGAAATAGTCTGAGAAAAAGGGACTTTTCAATTACACATTAACTTAAAAAGGGGAAGCAATAAAATCTCAGAAGGCAGAAATTAATTTCACAATAAGTGAAGACACTTTTGGTCCTGTATACAACCCTGACATTAACaaaccaatagaaaaagaggtgAGTTACCTGTAAACAACCTTATGCCTGAACATCAGCTAATTCTGGAGGAAGTGGAGTCTTAGGATGCTTGCTCTCAAAGTGCTGCTTGAAGGTCTTAGGGTCTGGCATTTGTGTCTAACAAAAAAATTGTGCAAAAGAGAGCTAGactttatttatgaaataaaaacgtGTTACTTTTTAGAATCCTGAACCTTCTCAGGATAGACAATTATCCCAAAAACACCTTTAAATTCCTACAACTTAGTGACTGGCATATGAAGAGGGACTTTGTGGTAAAGAAATTCCTAACATTCCcacatttcacctataaagaAAGGTAGGTCACATAGAATGTATTCTGCTTATCTGATTAACAGCAAACAATAGGTAACATTTACTGAACCCTTATTATATTAAGCATGTTACCTTAATTCCCACAGAACCTTCAAAGTAATCTTTAGCTCCTACTAGCATCCTCATTTTACCTGATAAGGAAACTAAAACCCAGAGTTTAATTTGCCCAAGACCTTATTTTAACTTAGTACTAGACATGCGACCTCTcaaatactatactatactatactatactgaCTTCCCTTGGCAAGAACCTTCAATTATTTATTCTTAACccattaaattacacaaaatatgaaataaaagtctgtggttttgagtttttaaatatgtgtaaCTACTCTAGCACATTTAGATTAAGGTATTTCTTCATTACTAGCTGATTAAAATTTGCCCCCTGCCTCTTTCCAAACAATCACAAGCtgctcaatttcattattttgagtgtatatgtagtgtactaaCTCCACTATGGTTTCCTTTGGTACTGCCACTCACTAACTTCAAGGGTAATGAGCTTAAACAAACAGGCAAGAGGCTCTGATTTGGAATTTCAGAAGTACTTCTTTGAGAGGCAGTACAGTAGTGGTCCAGAGGGTGGACTCTGGAGCTGAACTGCCTGAGTTCAGATTCCAGCTCTTCTACTAACCAGCTGGGAGACCCCACacaaattgtttaatttccatgagtCAGTttactcttctgtaaaatgaggacaataaaaGTACTTTATCTTATAGGGTTGTTATGTGGATTAAATAGGTGAATACATGTAAAACACCTGGCTCTATGTGTGGCATATGGTAAGCACTCAAAAGTAGCTATTATTACAGTTCTTCAAATCTAATACAACACATTAATTCTAGGAAAAGCTCTCAACGTGATTATACTCTATATGGTTTTACAGACATCCTAATTATAAATTTAGTGAAGAAAAAACCAATTATATAACTAGAGGTATATTTACTAGCATATTATATAGCTATAAGAGTGTAGAGTTATATGATATGCTAGTGAAGTGTATTATATGCCCTTATGAagacatctttattttatatgaggaaagcaattttgttttgttcactcttTTTTCCCAGCACCTAGAGATTTTTGCCTGGCCACAGGagccattcaaaaaatatttgttgaaagggtGAATGAAAATAGATACCTAAAATAATCAGCTCTCAAATCTACTATTTCACGTAAAGCATCTATTTTGCCATGGTTTCAAAATTTTAATCTATTCAAACCAAAACTGCCCACGGGAGAGCTGTATCTTTCAATTCAATTCCCCTTACCCTACAGACAGTGCAGGTATATATTAAGGCAGCTTTGGCAGCAGCCTTTTGGTCATgtccttgtttcttcttttgtccAGCTTGCTTTTTGGCATTTTTCTGCTGAGACTGAATTTTCTGCTGTCCACGagccatatctaaaaacagaaGGTGAAGCATTAGAGTGGCTTATTTACTCTAATACAGAGTAATCAAAGCATAAGAACGTTCTTAGAATTGAAGCCTTAAGTTTTATAGAAATATCtggcaaataaaaatgtataggtATTAAAATTCCCACATATAAATGCTACAAAAGTATCAATTGACACAACCCTGTGGAAAACTAGTTGGTAGCTGTTTATTCTAtgagccagcaattccactcttggtatatacccaatagaAATACAAATGTTATGTACACCAAGACATGTACAAAATGTTCTGAGTGCCCAttccaaaactggaaaaaatctGAATGCCCATCAATAGTAACACAGATGCACAActtgtatacatatttttatagtatttataCAACGGAATACTACCCAGCATGTAAAAaattgtggccaggcgcggtggctcacgcctgtaatcccagcactttggaaggccaaggcgggtggatcatgaggtcaggagttcaagaccagcctggccaagatggtgaaaccctgtctctactaaaaatacaaaaaaaaaaaaaaaaaaaaaaaaaaaaaattaggcaggcatggtggtaggcacctgtaattccaactacttgggaggctgaggtggagaactgcttgaatccaggaggcggaggttgcagtgacgcgtgatggcaccactgcactccagcctgggcaacagtgagactctggtctcaaaaataaataaacaaacacacaaacaaaaaattgttacAAGTAACAACTTGGTTGTATCTCAATGTTAAAGGAAAGAACCGAGTTGTGgggaatatacattatttaaagtTCAAAACAGGCAAAGCTAATCTATAGTGAAAGGGGTCACTTTGGGGGTTATGGGTAATGACTGGGAAGACAGGACATGAAGGGGACTTATGGGGTTCTGAAAATGTTCTTGAATCAAGTGTGTTTACTTATAAAAattcattgaactgtacactcaaGATTTATGCACTTTACTGTATGTAATCTTCACAAGTTTACTAAAAAAATTTAGCCCCCGCTATCATTTACTTGATCACTCTGCAAAAGTAATTTCCCTTCCCAGTATTCATTGTGACTTGCGATTGTGATTTTTATAactttaagagaaataaaagctgtCTGTTACTCCTTCTAAAGGAGACCTCAGAAATAGGTGGAAACTGTTCTCTTAGTTTTCATAAAACtactgttattaatttttttaaaaagttggtcTTGCTGGATTGCTGaacaaattataaaatgagaTTATCAGCAAGCCACTAATTCCAGAAGTTTCCTTGCTCTCTAGACGTTAGTTCCCATTTGAGGGAATGAACTTGGTTAAGAGGGTTCTTTTACAAAGCTGAAAGATACCACTTTTTGTTACTGATGATCTGACGTGAACCCAAatggattaaaacaaaaaaaaatcaagtcactGAAAAAAGTTACTTTTACTTTTCCATTTAAATTAAAGGCTTTTATTCGACCACACAAGTTAAACCTGCTCATAAAGTCTATCATGAGTctcaattgctttttaaatatatcaaaattggaTCCTAAGTAGAATTCATACATATATAGTTTTGACTAGTACTGTAACTGAATGTAAATCATTGCAGGACAGGAACATACAATGGATTTGTATCAGCTTCACCAGGGAAGGGTGCTAGCTTCTTCTGACTAGGACCATAATTAGTTAATGGATATGAGGTCAAAGCATTTCATAAAAATTACTGAGCTCCTCCTGTTCCccaaaaaaggaaactaaaaaaatACACTGATTGGAGAAGTTCCCActagcattaaaaaaatgaactgaaagtcagataaaatataaaagagggTCAATGCTTTTCAGGATAGTCAGCTGACTATTTCAACTGAGGAAATACGGGGTTTTTATATTAGGCTAGCATACGAGCCTAATACATTTTCGTAATTGAAAATGTTTAGCGTGCTAGCCTAATATGAGAACCCCATTCCCACCAAACAATGGTAAATATTACCAGCTGTTATCAGTCCTTGAAGACTAAGCttccatttttgctttaaaaaaaaattattaattctaAGCCAAatggcacattttttaaaaaagtgtatttaAGTCCGATGTTACCGCAAGCTTACAAACCTATTCCCATGGAAACAGGTTTGAATACTTAATGTATTATTTGGACGACAGTAGTCACGTGATCAGCCTTTAT from Gorilla gorilla gorilla isolate KB3781 chromosome 7, NHGRI_mGorGor1-v2.1_pri, whole genome shotgun sequence carries:
- the ZNF706 gene encoding zinc finger protein 706 — protein: MARGQQKIQSQQKNAKKQAGQKKKQGHDQKAAAKAALIYTCTVCRTQMPDPKTFKQHFESKHPKTPLPPELADVQA